The following coding sequences are from one Bradyrhizobium sp. 200 window:
- a CDS encoding TetR family transcriptional regulator: MNEVVVLTPERILEVTEDVLRRYGLAKATVVDVARALDVSHGSVYRHFPSKASLREAVAKRWLDRLSAPLLKIAEASGPAPARLEKWLRTMFSIKHKRLGDDPEMFATYLTLAREACKAVNCHKDCLVDQIALILSDGVKHGAFEVADVKVTARAIFDATSRFHHPAHAEEWNEPGAPARIDALLALLLKGLEAPRKR; this comes from the coding sequence ATGAACGAAGTCGTGGTTTTGACCCCCGAACGGATTCTCGAGGTTACCGAAGACGTTTTGCGCCGCTACGGGCTCGCCAAGGCAACCGTGGTGGATGTCGCCCGCGCCCTCGATGTCAGCCACGGCAGCGTCTATCGTCATTTCCCCAGCAAGGCTTCGCTGCGCGAGGCGGTGGCCAAGCGTTGGCTCGACCGTCTCAGCGCGCCGCTTCTGAAGATCGCAGAAGCTTCCGGCCCCGCGCCTGCGCGGCTCGAGAAGTGGCTGCGCACGATGTTTTCGATCAAGCACAAGCGGCTTGGCGACGATCCCGAGATGTTTGCGACCTACCTGACGCTGGCCCGCGAGGCCTGCAAGGCCGTGAACTGCCACAAGGATTGCCTGGTCGACCAGATCGCCCTGATCCTGTCCGACGGCGTGAAGCACGGCGCGTTCGAGGTCGCCGACGTCAAGGTGACGGCGCGCGCCATTTTCGATGCCACCAGCCGCTTCCACCATCCGGCGCACGCCGAGGAGTGGAACGAGCCGGGCGCCCCGGCGCGGATTGACGCGCTGCTCGCGCTGCTGCTCAAGGGCCTGGAAGCGCCGCGCAAGCGGTGA
- a CDS encoding class I SAM-dependent methyltransferase produces MRTAADFNLYYATPDPWHISRAQFRDKVLRRRLKPFIRNKSVLELGCGEGHLTRAIFSKARSVVGIDISDVAIARAKSLNLPNARFECADFLQTSFEGYDVIAAIECVYYLSFQEQGAFFEKVAKEHPGKILLLSGPIVDYRRHFSHKRLMHEFTTLGFTPLKFYNLSVYWHPPSSRIIANLIKLPLGHTLLDWIPESMIYQRLYALRAPKRH; encoded by the coding sequence ATGCGAACGGCTGCAGATTTCAATCTCTATTACGCGACCCCTGACCCCTGGCATATTTCCCGCGCGCAATTCAGGGACAAGGTTTTGCGCCGACGCCTGAAGCCATTCATCCGGAACAAATCCGTTCTTGAACTCGGCTGTGGCGAAGGCCACCTGACCCGCGCAATTTTCAGCAAAGCGCGATCCGTGGTTGGCATCGACATAAGCGATGTAGCAATTGCTCGCGCTAAATCGCTAAACCTGCCAAATGCCAGATTTGAATGCGCTGATTTCCTGCAAACGTCATTCGAAGGTTACGACGTGATCGCAGCTATCGAATGCGTCTACTATCTTTCCTTTCAAGAACAGGGAGCGTTTTTTGAAAAAGTTGCCAAGGAACACCCTGGCAAGATACTTTTGCTTTCGGGTCCCATTGTGGACTACAGAAGACACTTCAGTCATAAGCGATTGATGCACGAGTTCACGACTCTAGGGTTCACTCCCCTTAAATTTTATAACCTGTCCGTTTATTGGCATCCGCCCTCATCGAGAATTATCGCCAACCTGATCAAGCTGCCGCTTGGGCACACCTTGCTTGATTGGATACCGGAGTCGATGATCTACCAAAGACTGTATGCGCTTCGAGCACCGAAACGCCACTGA
- a CDS encoding metallophosphoesterase family protein, protein MRLAIFADIHANRQAFTACLDFARARGAERIVCLGDIVGYGADPEWAVDTVMGLVDDGAIAVIGNHDHAIGTPSENMNAEAQAAIEWTRGRLSAPQRRFLAALPLTRREGDRLYVHSEASHPSQWRYVRDTPDAARSIEATDAHVTFCGHIHRPALYSMSSAAKMTSFIPISDVPVQLLGGRRWLAVLGSVGQPRDGDPAASFAMLDTASREITYCRVPYDVEAAADRIRANGLPHGLADRLLVGR, encoded by the coding sequence GTGCGGCTTGCGATCTTTGCCGACATCCATGCCAACCGGCAGGCCTTCACCGCGTGCCTTGATTTCGCGCGGGCGCGCGGCGCGGAACGGATCGTCTGCCTCGGCGACATCGTCGGCTATGGCGCCGATCCGGAATGGGCGGTCGATACCGTGATGGGGCTGGTCGATGACGGCGCGATCGCGGTCATCGGCAACCACGATCACGCCATCGGCACGCCCTCGGAGAACATGAACGCCGAAGCCCAGGCCGCGATCGAATGGACCCGCGGCAGGCTCAGCGCGCCGCAGCGGCGTTTTCTTGCCGCGTTGCCGCTGACCCGGCGCGAAGGCGATCGCCTCTATGTGCATTCCGAAGCCTCGCACCCGTCGCAATGGCGCTATGTGCGCGATACGCCGGACGCTGCGCGCAGCATCGAGGCCACCGATGCGCATGTCACCTTCTGTGGCCACATCCATCGGCCGGCGCTCTATTCGATGTCATCGGCGGCGAAGATGACGAGCTTTATCCCGATATCCGACGTGCCGGTGCAATTGCTCGGCGGCCGGCGCTGGCTCGCCGTGCTCGGCTCGGTCGGGCAGCCGCGGGACGGCGATCCGGCGGCTTCGTTCGCGATGCTCGATACCGCCTCGCGCGAGATCACCTATTGCCGCGTGCCTTACGATGTCGAGGCGGCGGCGGATCGCATCCGCGCCAACGGCCTGCCGCACGGGCTGGCCGATCGTCTGCTGGTCGGGAGGTGA
- a CDS encoding bifunctional serine/threonine-protein kinase/universal stress protein: MAKPAIAPGIELDGFTIGERVHQGGMATLWTVTHPGINVPLLMKVPRVAEGEDPAAIVSFEMEQMILPRLAGAHVPGCFGTGDFDRQPYVVMERIPGKTLLGRIDELPIPYEEARVLGGKIATALADLHRQNVIHHDIKPSSIMFRPSGECVLIDFGLSHHNELPDLLQEEFRLPYGTAPYMAPERLRGVRDDPRSDLFSLGVLLYFFTTGKRPFGESETLRGMRRRLWRDPYPLRKLKPDYPPWLQEIVLRCLEIEPVWRHPTASQLAFELAHPEQVKLTARSERLRRDPLSTVWRRRFNRELTLPKPKSDVAAQLAAGPIVVVAIDTEEGSGALNECLRRTAAQLLQTLPSARLACLNVLRLGRITIDKTLDEQGNNKHIDRLVALRHWAQPLELDESRLTVHVLEAVDPAAAILEFTRVNHVDHIVIGARQNSMLRTLLGSVSAKVAAEAACTVTVVRPPRSASAPLQEGG; the protein is encoded by the coding sequence ATGGCGAAGCCTGCAATCGCGCCCGGCATAGAACTCGATGGCTTCACGATCGGGGAGCGTGTCCATCAGGGCGGCATGGCGACGCTATGGACGGTGACGCATCCCGGCATCAATGTGCCGCTGCTGATGAAGGTGCCGCGGGTTGCCGAGGGCGAGGATCCGGCCGCCATCGTCAGCTTCGAGATGGAGCAGATGATCCTGCCGCGGCTGGCGGGGGCGCACGTGCCGGGCTGTTTCGGCACCGGCGATTTCGACCGGCAGCCCTACGTCGTCATGGAGCGCATCCCCGGCAAGACGCTTCTCGGCCGGATCGACGAATTGCCGATCCCCTATGAAGAGGCGAGGGTACTCGGCGGCAAAATAGCCACCGCCTTGGCGGATCTGCACCGGCAGAACGTCATTCACCACGACATCAAGCCGAGCAGCATCATGTTCCGGCCATCAGGCGAATGCGTGCTGATCGATTTCGGCCTGTCGCATCACAACGAGTTGCCGGATCTGCTGCAGGAAGAATTTCGTCTGCCCTACGGCACCGCGCCCTATATGGCGCCCGAGCGACTGCGCGGCGTCCGCGACGATCCGCGCAGCGATCTGTTTTCGCTGGGCGTGCTGCTGTATTTCTTCACCACCGGCAAGCGGCCGTTCGGCGAAAGCGAAACGCTGCGCGGTATGCGCCGGCGGCTGTGGCGCGATCCCTATCCGCTGCGCAAGCTCAAGCCCGATTATCCGCCATGGTTGCAGGAAATCGTGCTGCGGTGCCTGGAGATCGAGCCGGTGTGGCGTCATCCGACGGCTTCCCAACTGGCGTTCGAGCTGGCGCACCCAGAGCAAGTCAAGCTGACGGCGCGCTCGGAACGGCTGCGGCGCGATCCGCTCAGCACGGTGTGGCGCCGCCGCTTCAATCGCGAGCTGACGCTGCCGAAACCGAAATCCGATGTCGCGGCCCAGCTTGCTGCGGGACCGATCGTGGTCGTTGCGATCGACACCGAGGAGGGCTCGGGAGCGCTCAACGAATGCCTGCGCCGGACCGCCGCGCAGCTACTCCAGACATTGCCGTCGGCGCGGCTCGCCTGCCTGAACGTGCTCAGGCTCGGCCGCATCACCATCGACAAGACGCTCGACGAACAGGGCAACAACAAGCATATCGACCGCCTGGTCGCGCTGCGGCACTGGGCGCAGCCGCTGGAGCTGGATGAAAGCCGGCTCACGGTGCATGTGCTGGAGGCCGTCGATCCTGCCGCCGCGATCCTGGAATTCACCAGGGTCAATCATGTCGATCACATCGTGATCGGCGCGCGGCAGAATTCGATGCTGCGCACGCTGCTCGGCAGCGTGTCGGCCAAGGTCGCGGCCGAGGCCGCCTGCACCGTGACCGTGGTGCGGCCGCCGCGATCGGCGTCTGCGCCGCTGCAGGAAGGTGGTTAG
- a CDS encoding DNA-directed RNA polymerase subunit N: MIKACTTAAMLLLLAPSAALAQRAGNTALGAVAGAVVLGPVGAVAGAFVGYTAGSSISRSWGLEGSRSSRHRRQSSRDSVRGARAEAASPAANSAGQAERSSRATSYPVPNPPRSGKTLPPVQPLD, encoded by the coding sequence ATGATCAAGGCCTGCACCACCGCCGCAATGCTTCTGCTACTCGCGCCCTCTGCCGCGCTTGCGCAGCGCGCCGGCAACACTGCGCTGGGCGCCGTGGCCGGTGCCGTCGTACTGGGCCCGGTCGGGGCCGTCGCCGGAGCCTTCGTCGGTTATACGGCCGGATCTTCGATATCGCGCTCGTGGGGACTGGAAGGCTCGCGGTCGTCGCGGCACCGCAGGCAGTCTTCAAGGGACAGCGTGCGCGGCGCCAGGGCGGAAGCCGCAAGTCCCGCAGCCAATTCCGCCGGTCAGGCCGAACGGAGCAGCCGCGCCACCAGCTATCCCGTGCCGAACCCGCCGCGTTCCGGCAAGACGCTGCCGCCGGTCCAGCCGCTCGACTAA
- the rpe gene encoding ribulose-phosphate 3-epimerase: MSPQFASRPLVIAPSILAADFAKLGEEVRAVDAAGADWIHLDVMDGHFVPNISYGPDVIKAMRPHTKKIFDAHLMISPCDPYLEAFAKAGCDHITVHAEAGPHLHRSLQAIRALGKKAGVSLNPGTPASAIEYVIDLIDLVLVMSVNPGFGGQAFIKSALGKVSDIRAMTAGRPIDIEVDGGVAPDVAGQLAAAGANAFVAGSAVFKGGTLESYKTNISAIRNAAALSRGEAV, translated from the coding sequence ATGTCCCCGCAATTTGCGTCGCGTCCCCTCGTCATCGCGCCGTCGATCCTGGCGGCGGATTTCGCCAAACTGGGCGAAGAAGTTCGCGCGGTGGACGCGGCAGGCGCCGACTGGATCCATCTCGACGTGATGGACGGGCATTTCGTGCCCAACATTTCCTACGGTCCTGATGTCATCAAGGCGATGCGCCCGCATACCAAGAAGATCTTCGACGCGCATCTGATGATCTCGCCCTGCGATCCCTATCTCGAAGCCTTCGCCAAAGCCGGCTGCGATCACATCACCGTCCATGCCGAGGCCGGGCCGCATCTGCATCGCTCGCTGCAGGCGATCCGCGCGCTCGGCAAGAAGGCCGGCGTCTCGCTCAACCCGGGCACGCCGGCGAGCGCAATCGAATATGTCATCGACCTGATCGACCTGGTGCTGGTCATGTCGGTCAATCCCGGCTTCGGCGGCCAGGCCTTCATCAAGTCGGCGCTCGGCAAGGTCAGCGATATCAGGGCGATGACCGCAGGACGCCCGATCGACATCGAGGTCGATGGCGGGGTAGCCCCTGACGTCGCCGGCCAGTTGGCCGCCGCCGGCGCGAATGCGTTTGTCGCGGGCTCCGCGGTATTCAAGGGCGGCACGTTGGAATCCTACAAGACCAACATTTCCGCGATCCGCAATGCGGCGGCGCTTTCGCGGGGCGAAGCGGTCTGA
- a CDS encoding EF-hand domain-containing protein, with the protein MSALLDAQSQSSAGSTTSASKSRSSALKDLFAQIDGDGDGKITKSEFEEALGAGGTNLAQADSVFGKLDKDGDGSVSLKELASALKGGKGHHAASTSSDSDGSNSDPFAQALQGATTTSVTNSDGSVTTSLTYADGSKVTMTSAANGSSSSAATSSYNFIEQMIQRQAQAISSGATASLSVSA; encoded by the coding sequence ATGAGCGCGCTGCTCGACGCGCAAAGCCAGTCCTCGGCTGGATCCACGACCTCGGCTTCCAAGAGCCGCTCCAGCGCGCTGAAGGACCTGTTCGCGCAGATCGATGGCGACGGTGACGGCAAGATCACCAAATCGGAATTTGAAGAGGCGCTCGGCGCCGGCGGCACTAACCTCGCGCAGGCCGACAGCGTGTTCGGCAAGCTCGACAAGGACGGCGACGGCTCGGTCAGCCTCAAGGAACTGGCGTCGGCGCTGAAGGGCGGCAAAGGCCATCATGCGGCCAGCACCTCTAGCGATTCCGACGGATCGAATTCCGACCCATTCGCGCAGGCCCTGCAGGGCGCCACCACCACATCCGTCACCAACAGCGACGGTTCGGTGACGACCTCGCTGACCTATGCCGACGGATCCAAGGTGACGATGACGTCGGCCGCGAACGGGAGCTCGTCGAGCGCCGCCACGTCGTCCTACAATTTCATCGAGCAGATGATCCAGCGTCAGGCTCAGGCGATTTCATCGGGCGCTACCGCATCGCTATCGGTCAGCGCCTGA
- a CDS encoding P1 family peptidase, with protein sequence MKNLLTDVSGVRVGHAHDATIASGVTAILFDTPAVASIDVRGGGPGTREDALLKPESTAEAIDGIALSGGSAFGLDAAGGLQAWLAEQGRGLRIREAVIPIVPGAICFDLLNGGNKAWGRFPPYRDLGYEAACAASGDFALGSVGAGLGATTANFKGGLGSASAQTEGGVTVGALAVVNAVGSVTVGDGPWFWAAPFETANEFGGRGLPPAFTQDMLSARLKGGPAAAFSENTTLVVVVTDAVLTKAQAKRLAMIAHTGMARAIYPVHATTDGDVVYAAATGRKPVDSRVGLTELGMVAANTVARAIARGVHSATALPFLGALPAWGDRFG encoded by the coding sequence TTGAAAAACCTGCTCACCGATGTTTCCGGCGTTCGCGTCGGCCACGCCCACGACGCGACTATCGCCTCCGGCGTCACCGCGATCCTTTTCGATACTCCCGCGGTCGCCTCGATCGACGTGCGCGGCGGCGGCCCCGGCACGCGCGAGGATGCGCTGCTCAAGCCCGAAAGCACCGCCGAGGCGATCGACGGCATCGCGCTTTCCGGCGGCTCGGCGTTTGGGCTGGATGCCGCCGGCGGCTTGCAGGCCTGGCTTGCCGAACAGGGCCGCGGTTTGAGAATCCGCGAGGCGGTTATTCCGATCGTTCCGGGCGCGATCTGCTTCGATTTGCTCAACGGCGGCAACAAGGCATGGGGGCGCTTCCCGCCCTATCGCGATCTCGGCTACGAAGCAGCGTGTGCGGCGAGCGGCGATTTCGCGCTGGGCAGCGTCGGCGCCGGCCTCGGCGCGACGACAGCTAATTTCAAGGGCGGGCTTGGCTCGGCTTCCGCACAGACCGAGGGTGGCGTCACCGTCGGCGCGCTCGCGGTGGTCAATGCGGTGGGCAGCGTGACTGTCGGCGACGGGCCATGGTTCTGGGCGGCGCCGTTCGAAACAGCCAACGAATTTGGCGGGCGCGGACTCCCGCCTGCGTTCACGCAGGACATGCTGAGCGCGCGCCTCAAGGGCGGCCCGGCTGCGGCCTTTTCGGAGAACACCACGCTGGTGGTCGTGGTCACGGACGCCGTGCTGACAAAAGCGCAGGCCAAGCGGCTGGCGATGATCGCGCACACCGGCATGGCGCGCGCCATCTATCCCGTCCATGCCACGACGGATGGCGACGTGGTGTATGCTGCCGCGACCGGCAGGAAGCCGGTCGATTCGCGGGTAGGTCTCACCGAACTCGGCATGGTGGCCGCCAACACGGTCGCCCGCGCGATCGCGCGCGGCGTCCATAGTGCGACCGCGCTACCCTTTCTGGGTGCGCTACCGGCGTGGGGCGATCGCTTCGGTTAG
- a CDS encoding PAS domain S-box protein — protein MGNERNIFLSTMPATNGDRKSALVVVGVSAVLFACAVPFAGVPLTPVPAFVASYQSALAINDLITAVLLFSQFAISRSRALLLLASGYLFTAMAAIVHALTFPGLFAPGGLLGAGSQTTVWLYMIWHGGFPVLVLGYSLLKATNNGSKIRGSTSGAIVTSIIAVAVAMAAFTWIVTAQHDLLPTLLSRGHYTPVMLWVVSMVWCLSLAALVTLWLYKPHSVLDVWLMVVMCAWLFDIALSAVLNVARFDVGFYLGRIYGLGAASFVLAVLLTDNFGLQAKLARLLSSLRLQAASERDLRTERDGLFSAVVESSNDAIITKLLDGTITGWNGAAERLFGFSAAEALGRNINIIVPPDRRDEVRNIVERTRRGEPIEHFETSRVRKDGSAVDVSMSISPIRSVSGEVVGISQAARDIAESKRTQQALSQEIEERRRIFDSSNDLILVTDTAGNFIQVSPSVTAILGYQPSDMVGHSAIEFIHPDDLEHTRREMRAARRGQSKRNFETRYINKEGEAVALNWTGTWSEPVRRHFFIGRDLTEKQAAEAQLRHAQKMDAVGQLTGGVAHDFNNILTVITGTIGILEEGVADQPQLVAITRLIDEAAERGANLTKHLLAFARKQPLQPVELDVNALVLEAAKLLHPTLGEHIEITPLLAEDAWTALADPNQLSTAVLNLAINARDAMPNGGKLALETSNVFLDENYAGMHSEVAVGNYVMIAVSDTGTGIPPALLERVFEPFFTTKEVGRGTGLGLSMVFGFVKQSGGHIKIYSEEGHGTSVKIYLPRATGLQQTAAEAQVSSNIEGGNETVLVVEDDSLVRRYVMTQIESLGYTTLEAANASDALRIIDDVAAIDLLFTDVIMPGTMNGRQLVDEALKRRPALKTLFTSGYTENAIVHHGRLDSGVLLLAKPYRKSELARMIRLALAS, from the coding sequence ATGGGTAACGAGCGCAACATCTTTCTTTCGACCATGCCTGCGACCAACGGCGATCGCAAATCCGCACTCGTCGTGGTCGGCGTCTCAGCAGTGCTGTTCGCCTGCGCGGTGCCGTTTGCCGGCGTGCCGCTCACTCCGGTCCCGGCATTCGTTGCGAGCTATCAGTCCGCCCTGGCCATCAACGACCTGATCACCGCCGTCCTGCTGTTTTCCCAGTTCGCGATTTCCCGCTCGCGGGCGCTGCTGCTGCTGGCGAGCGGATATTTGTTCACGGCGATGGCAGCCATCGTTCACGCCCTGACCTTCCCCGGCCTGTTCGCCCCCGGCGGGCTGCTCGGCGCCGGCTCGCAGACCACCGTCTGGCTCTACATGATCTGGCACGGCGGATTTCCGGTTCTGGTTCTTGGCTATTCGCTGCTGAAAGCAACGAACAACGGCTCGAAAATACGAGGCTCGACCAGCGGCGCGATCGTTACCAGCATCATCGCGGTCGCTGTCGCAATGGCCGCGTTCACCTGGATCGTCACCGCCCAGCACGACCTTCTGCCGACATTGCTGAGCCGCGGTCACTATACGCCTGTCATGCTCTGGGTCGTATCGATGGTGTGGTGCCTCAGCCTCGCGGCGCTGGTCACATTGTGGCTCTACAAGCCGCATTCCGTGCTCGACGTCTGGCTGATGGTGGTGATGTGCGCGTGGCTGTTCGACATCGCGCTGTCGGCGGTCCTGAATGTGGCGCGGTTCGATGTCGGCTTCTACCTCGGCCGCATCTACGGCCTCGGCGCCGCGAGCTTCGTGCTCGCCGTATTGCTCACCGATAATTTCGGCCTGCAGGCCAAGCTGGCCCGCCTGCTCAGCTCGTTGCGTCTGCAAGCCGCCTCGGAAAGGGACCTTCGAACCGAACGCGATGGCCTCTTCAGCGCCGTCGTGGAATCGTCGAACGATGCCATCATCACCAAGCTGCTGGACGGCACCATTACCGGCTGGAACGGAGCCGCCGAACGCCTGTTCGGCTTCTCGGCCGCCGAAGCGCTGGGCAGGAACATCAACATCATCGTCCCGCCGGACCGGCGCGACGAGGTACGCAATATCGTCGAACGGACCCGCCGAGGCGAGCCGATCGAACATTTCGAGACTTCACGCGTGCGCAAGGACGGCAGCGCCGTCGATGTTTCTATGAGCATCTCTCCGATCCGCTCGGTCTCGGGCGAAGTCGTCGGCATCTCGCAGGCCGCGCGCGACATCGCCGAAAGCAAGCGGACACAGCAGGCACTCAGCCAGGAAATCGAGGAACGGCGGCGCATATTCGATTCCTCGAACGATCTCATCCTCGTCACCGACACCGCCGGGAATTTCATCCAGGTCAGCCCGAGCGTTACGGCGATCCTCGGCTATCAGCCCTCCGACATGGTCGGACACAGCGCGATCGAATTCATCCACCCCGACGATCTCGAACACACCCGCAGGGAGATGCGGGCGGCGCGACGCGGACAGAGCAAGCGCAATTTCGAGACGCGTTATATCAACAAGGAGGGCGAGGCCGTCGCGCTGAACTGGACCGGGACGTGGTCTGAGCCGGTTCGCCGCCACTTCTTCATCGGCCGGGACTTGACCGAAAAGCAGGCGGCCGAAGCCCAATTGCGGCATGCGCAAAAGATGGATGCGGTCGGCCAGCTCACGGGCGGCGTCGCGCATGACTTCAACAACATCCTGACCGTGATCACCGGCACGATCGGCATTCTGGAAGAAGGCGTCGCCGATCAGCCCCAGCTCGTGGCCATCACCAGGCTGATCGACGAAGCCGCCGAACGCGGGGCCAACCTGACCAAGCATCTGCTCGCCTTTGCCCGCAAGCAGCCGCTGCAGCCCGTTGAACTCGACGTCAATGCGCTGGTGCTGGAGGCGGCGAAGCTGCTGCACCCCACCCTCGGCGAGCACATCGAAATCACGCCGCTATTGGCCGAGGATGCGTGGACTGCGTTGGCCGATCCCAATCAGCTCAGCACCGCCGTTCTCAATCTGGCAATCAATGCGCGCGATGCCATGCCCAACGGCGGCAAGCTCGCGCTCGAGACCAGCAACGTCTTCCTCGACGAAAACTACGCGGGCATGCACAGCGAGGTCGCGGTCGGCAATTACGTGATGATAGCGGTCAGCGACACCGGCACCGGCATCCCGCCGGCGCTGCTGGAGCGGGTGTTCGAACCCTTTTTCACCACCAAGGAGGTCGGCAGAGGCACCGGCCTTGGCCTCAGCATGGTGTTCGGCTTCGTCAAGCAGTCGGGCGGCCATATCAAGATCTACAGCGAGGAAGGCCACGGCACATCCGTCAAGATCTACCTGCCGCGGGCAACCGGACTGCAGCAGACCGCCGCGGAAGCACAGGTCTCGTCGAACATCGAGGGCGGCAACGAAACGGTCCTCGTCGTCGAGGACGATTCGCTGGTACGGCGCTATGTCATGACCCAGATCGAGAGCCTGGGCTACACCACGCTCGAGGCGGCCAACGCTTCCGACGCCCTGCGCATCATCGACGATGTCGCCGCTATCGACCTGCTTTTCACCGACGTGATCATGCCCGGCACCATGAACGGGCGCCAGCTCGTCGACGAAGCGCTGAAGCGGCGGCCGGCCCTCAAGACCCTGTTCACATCAGGATATACCGAGAACGCCATCGTCCATCATGGCCGCCTGGATTCCGGCGTGCTGCTGCTGGCAAAGCCCTATCGAAAATCAGAACTCGCCAGGATGATCCGGCTCGCGCTTGCCAGTTGA
- a CDS encoding response regulator, whose product MPRVLVVDDQADVRTMISIVLRINRFEIVEAESAASAVKLFEASSFDLAIIDIFLQGTNGSDLIAALRARRPSLPVIAISGMTPLDFLSEMPELSDVVCLQKPFRPPDLMRAIEAAQGTLRPPAAAVAAAR is encoded by the coding sequence ATGCCCCGCGTGCTTGTTGTTGACGACCAAGCCGACGTTCGTACGATGATTTCCATCGTGCTGCGTATCAACCGTTTCGAAATCGTCGAGGCAGAGAGCGCCGCATCCGCAGTGAAGCTGTTCGAGGCATCAAGCTTCGACCTTGCGATTATCGATATCTTTCTGCAGGGAACCAACGGTTCCGATCTGATTGCAGCGCTGCGTGCCCGCAGGCCGAGCCTGCCCGTGATTGCGATTTCGGGAATGACCCCGCTGGATTTTCTGTCCGAAATGCCTGAACTCTCCGACGTTGTTTGTTTGCAGAAGCCGTTTCGTCCGCCGGATCTGATGCGTGCGATCGAAGCGGCGCAGGGAACGCTCCGGCCGCCGGCGGCTGCCGTCGCGGCGGCGCGCTGA